The Chryseobacterium suipulveris genome window below encodes:
- a CDS encoding c-type cytochrome, translated as MSKVSMPTHPNPEVAEEIAYGKELILHTSDFFGPKGSIARTSNGMNCTNCHLDAGTVDYGNNYRAVFANYSKFLERSGTLENLEKRINDCFQRSLNGDSLRSGSKELRSMVSYINFVGNDVPKNTVPKGSGIYKLKLLDQAADPKKGHKVYTDNCMRCHGENGEGSLSGGYSADYFEVPPLWGNESFNTSADLNRIINLAGFIYTNMPHKIASSKEPVLTQEEAWNVAAYIISKPRPQKFFKEDWPNLKTKPVDYAFGPFADDFSENQHRYGPFQPIIDFRKKNH; from the coding sequence GTGAGCAAAGTTTCTATGCCAACTCATCCAAATCCTGAAGTTGCAGAAGAAATTGCCTACGGAAAGGAACTTATTCTCCACACTTCTGATTTTTTTGGTCCGAAAGGAAGTATTGCCAGAACTTCAAACGGGATGAATTGCACTAACTGTCATCTTGATGCAGGAACCGTCGATTATGGGAACAATTATAGAGCTGTTTTTGCTAACTATTCGAAGTTCCTTGAAAGAAGCGGTACATTAGAAAATCTCGAAAAAAGAATCAACGACTGTTTTCAGCGGAGCTTGAACGGTGATTCGTTGAGAAGTGGCAGCAAAGAATTGCGGTCGATGGTTTCCTATATCAATTTTGTTGGAAATGATGTTCCGAAAAACACGGTTCCAAAAGGAAGCGGGATCTATAAGTTGAAACTTCTTGACCAAGCTGCAGATCCGAAAAAAGGTCATAAAGTCTATACCGATAACTGTATGCGTTGTCATGGTGAAAATGGTGAAGGTTCGCTCAGCGGCGGCTATTCTGCGGATTATTTTGAGGTTCCGCCACTTTGGGGAAATGAATCCTTCAACACTTCGGCTGATTTGAACAGGATTATTAACCTCGCCGGATTTATTTACACCAATATGCCGCACAAAATTGCAAGCTCAAAAGAACCTGTGCTTACGCAGGAAGAGGCGTGGAATGTCGCGGCATACATTATTTCTAAACCACGCCCCCAAAAATTTTTCAAAGAAGATTGGCCAAATCTGAAAACAAAACCTGTCGATTACGCTTTCGGACCTTTTGCCGATGATTTTTCAGAAAACCAGCATCGATACGGTCCGTTTCAACCGATTATCGATTTTAGGAAAAAGAATCACTGA
- a CDS encoding DsrE family protein: MVKYAANEKFPKLYFPFVSYAKAMKADPNGGDTFRKKFTEEFAKDFKSKPESDRTMGAMYFFDPKIVKELAKQKDEFVEKLTLKKSDSISFKDAGSLLSFELAKQFTEKTLEIGQPIVKGYIPEYSQPFITGSLWASVTKPKEVNDFPDLTKDYKLLFELTDFNWKSDKETAYKNENYFLVETTRILNLHAGSGIPTDRNKPVYVLHSYAMDILMNNDNYKKKYKVDNPNLALIKQLQSKGAKFVVCGQSMTWQGWKLSDFTEDVKEAFSAKTALTSYQKQGYILHKIDAQRQ, translated from the coding sequence ATGGTAAAATATGCCGCCAACGAAAAATTCCCGAAATTGTACTTCCCGTTCGTTTCCTACGCAAAAGCGATGAAGGCAGATCCTAATGGTGGCGACACTTTCCGCAAGAAATTTACGGAGGAATTCGCAAAAGACTTTAAGTCGAAACCTGAATCCGACAGAACGATGGGCGCGATGTATTTTTTCGACCCAAAAATAGTTAAGGAACTCGCCAAACAAAAAGATGAGTTTGTAGAAAAACTTACGCTAAAAAAAAGTGATTCTATTTCTTTTAAAGATGCAGGTTCATTGCTTTCGTTCGAACTGGCGAAACAGTTTACCGAAAAAACCTTGGAAATCGGACAACCAATTGTGAAAGGATATATTCCTGAATATTCGCAACCGTTTATTACGGGCTCTTTGTGGGCATCCGTTACCAAACCAAAGGAAGTAAATGATTTCCCCGATTTAACTAAAGATTACAAACTCCTTTTCGAGCTCACCGATTTCAATTGGAAAAGCGACAAGGAAACCGCCTATAAAAATGAAAATTACTTTTTAGTGGAAACCACGAGAATCCTTAATCTGCACGCAGGTTCTGGAATTCCAACGGATAGAAATAAACCCGTTTATGTTTTGCACAGTTACGCGATGGACATTCTGATGAACAACGACAACTACAAGAAAAAATACAAGGTTGACAATCCGAATCTGGCACTCATCAAACAGCTGCAAAGCAAGGGGGCGAAATTTGTCGTGTGCGGACAAAGTATGACTTGGCAAGGATGGAAACTTTCAGATTTTACAGAGGACGTGAAAGAGGCATTTTCCGCAAAAACCGCGCTTACTTCCTACCAAAAACAGGGTTACATTCTCCATAAAATCGATGCTCAACGTCAGTGA